From Solwaraspora sp. WMMD1047, the proteins below share one genomic window:
- a CDS encoding bifunctional RNase H/acid phosphatase, whose amino-acid sequence MTGAGPRVVVEADGGARGNPGPAGYGAVVRDAGTGQVLAERAEAIGVATNNVAEYRGLLAGLTAAAEVGAAEVEVRMDSKLVVEQMCGRWQIKNPGLRPLAAEAAVLVRRFDAVTFTWIPRERNRHADALANAAMDQAAGRPPKASRPTTAAEPPAALTEPGEPGEQPGRTAPAGGVDPAVPPADGGPLAEPLANGGPLAVPLADGGPLAGPAKPTWEPRPASTATRLVLIRHGETELTAQRRYSGRGDVPLAADGAAQARAVAARVAALAPSVAAVVSSPLSRCTATASIVAEALGGAPVRTADDLIECDFGAWEGRTFAEVRAGWPAELDAWLASPEVAPPGGESFVEVTHRVRRAVADLLRAYPGETVVVVSHVSPLKIALRDALAAGDAFLHRLFLDPTGLSIVDVWADGGIAVRTVNETAHLADL is encoded by the coding sequence GTGACCGGCGCCGGCCCACGGGTGGTGGTGGAGGCCGACGGCGGCGCCCGGGGCAACCCCGGCCCGGCCGGGTACGGCGCGGTGGTCCGCGACGCCGGCACCGGGCAGGTGCTGGCCGAGCGGGCCGAGGCGATCGGGGTGGCCACCAACAACGTCGCCGAATACCGGGGCCTGCTCGCCGGGCTGACGGCCGCCGCCGAGGTAGGCGCGGCCGAGGTCGAGGTGCGGATGGACTCGAAGCTGGTGGTGGAGCAGATGTGCGGCCGCTGGCAGATCAAGAACCCCGGCCTGCGCCCGCTGGCGGCCGAGGCCGCGGTGCTGGTCCGCCGGTTCGACGCGGTGACCTTCACGTGGATCCCGCGCGAGCGCAACCGGCACGCCGACGCGCTGGCCAACGCCGCGATGGACCAGGCCGCCGGCCGTCCACCGAAGGCGTCCCGGCCGACCACCGCCGCCGAACCCCCGGCGGCCCTCACCGAGCCGGGCGAACCGGGCGAGCAGCCCGGGCGCACCGCGCCGGCCGGCGGCGTCGACCCGGCCGTGCCGCCGGCGGACGGTGGGCCGCTGGCCGAGCCGCTCGCCAACGGCGGACCGCTGGCCGTGCCGCTCGCCGATGGTGGGCCGCTGGCCGGGCCGGCCAAGCCGACCTGGGAACCTCGGCCGGCCTCGACCGCCACCCGGCTGGTGCTGATCCGGCACGGCGAGACTGAGCTGACCGCCCAACGCCGCTACTCGGGCCGGGGCGACGTGCCGTTGGCGGCCGACGGGGCGGCGCAGGCGCGGGCGGTGGCGGCCAGGGTGGCCGCGCTGGCCCCGTCGGTCGCGGCCGTGGTCAGCTCACCGCTGTCCCGGTGTACGGCGACCGCGTCGATCGTCGCCGAGGCGCTCGGCGGCGCGCCGGTGCGGACCGCGGACGATCTGATCGAGTGCGACTTCGGTGCCTGGGAGGGGCGCACCTTCGCCGAGGTGCGGGCCGGCTGGCCCGCCGAGCTGGACGCCTGGCTGGCCTCACCCGAGGTCGCCCCGCCGGGCGGTGAGTCGTTCGTCGAGGTGACCCACCGGGTACGCCGGGCGGTGGCCGACCTGCTGCGGGCGTACCCGGGGGAGACCGTGGTCGTGGTCTCGCACGTCTCGCCGTTGAAGATCGCGTTGCGGGATGCCCTGGCGGCCGGCGACGCCTTCCTGCACCGGCTCTTCCTGGACCCGACCGGCCTGTCCATCGTGGACGTTTGGGCGGACGGCGGGATCGCGGTGCGGACGGTCAACGAGACTGCCCACCTCGCCGACCTCTGA
- a CDS encoding C4-type zinc ribbon domain-containing protein, whose protein sequence is MKADPRDQRRLLDLQAIDTALAQLAHRRRTLPEHAELESQARELSALEDERVRAQVAVDDLDRDIARLEKDVDQVRVRKEKDQARLAAGTGPARELEALQHEMVSLTRRQTELEDAELELMEQRETAQATLDGIERRLTETRDRRAQTEQRRDQTLAEIAQDEQFRVSARQPLAADLPADLIALYDRVREASGGLGAALLTGGRCGGCRLDLSGADRARIRAAEPDEVVRCEECRRIMVRTAESGL, encoded by the coding sequence GTGAAGGCCGACCCGCGAGACCAGCGCCGCCTGCTCGACCTGCAGGCGATCGACACCGCGCTCGCCCAGCTCGCCCACCGGCGGCGCACGCTGCCCGAGCACGCCGAGCTGGAGTCGCAGGCCCGGGAGCTGTCCGCGCTGGAGGACGAGCGGGTCCGCGCCCAGGTGGCGGTCGACGACCTGGACCGCGACATCGCCCGGCTGGAGAAGGACGTCGACCAGGTCCGGGTACGCAAGGAGAAGGACCAGGCCCGGCTGGCCGCCGGCACCGGCCCGGCCCGTGAGCTGGAGGCGCTGCAGCACGAGATGGTCTCCCTGACCCGGCGGCAGACCGAGCTGGAGGACGCCGAGCTGGAGCTGATGGAGCAGCGGGAGACCGCCCAGGCGACCCTGGACGGCATCGAGCGGCGGCTGACCGAGACCCGGGACCGGCGTGCCCAGACCGAGCAGCGGCGGGACCAGACGCTTGCCGAGATCGCCCAGGACGAGCAGTTCCGGGTCAGCGCCCGGCAACCCCTCGCCGCCGACCTGCCGGCCGACCTGATCGCCCTCTACGACCGGGTCCGGGAGGCCTCCGGCGGGCTCGGCGCCGCACTGCTGACCGGCGGCCGGTGCGGCGGCTGCCGGCTGGACCTCTCCGGGGCCGACCGGGCCCGGATCAGGGCGGCGGAGCCGGACGAGGTGGTCCGCTGCGAGGAGTGCCGCCGCATCATGGTCCGGACCGCCGAGTCGGGCCTGTGA
- a CDS encoding Nif3-like dinuclear metal center hexameric protein, which yields MVAALDARYPPAWAEQWDRVGLVVGDPANPVRQIACVVDCVPETVAEAVAGGADLIVAHHPLLLRGVSSVAATSYKGRIVHQLIKNDVALYVAHTNADVASPGVSDALAARLDLIDVRPLRPSPPGSPAHGEGRGTGRIGRLSRPLTLAELTRLAARSLPPTAWGVRAAGDPDRLIGTLAVCGGAGDSFLDDVSAAGVDAYLTADLRHHPASEHLAAGGPALLDAAHWATERPWLDDLAGHLRAILGVGTVVSDLDTDPWTLHAANP from the coding sequence GTGGTGGCCGCGCTTGACGCGCGCTATCCGCCGGCCTGGGCCGAGCAGTGGGACCGGGTCGGGCTGGTCGTCGGTGACCCGGCCAACCCGGTCCGGCAGATCGCCTGCGTGGTCGACTGCGTACCGGAGACGGTCGCCGAGGCGGTCGCCGGCGGCGCCGACCTGATCGTCGCGCACCATCCGCTGCTGCTCCGCGGCGTCTCCTCGGTCGCGGCGACCAGTTACAAGGGCCGGATCGTGCATCAGTTGATCAAAAACGACGTCGCCCTGTACGTCGCGCACACCAACGCCGACGTCGCCAGCCCCGGCGTCTCCGACGCCCTCGCCGCCCGACTGGACCTGATCGACGTGCGCCCGCTGCGGCCGAGCCCGCCCGGCTCGCCGGCGCACGGCGAGGGCCGGGGGACCGGCCGGATCGGCCGGCTGTCCCGACCGCTGACGCTGGCCGAGCTGACCCGGCTGGCCGCCCGTAGCCTGCCGCCCACCGCCTGGGGAGTGCGTGCCGCCGGCGACCCGGACCGGCTGATCGGTACCCTGGCCGTCTGCGGCGGCGCCGGGGACTCGTTCCTCGACGACGTGTCGGCGGCCGGCGTGGACGCCTACCTCACCGCGGACCTGCGTCACCACCCGGCCAGCGAACACCTCGCGGCGGGCGGTCCGGCGCTGCTGGACGCCGCCCACTGGGCGACCGAACGACCCTGGCTGGACGACCTGGCCGGACACCTGCGCGCCATCCTGGGCGTGGGTACCGTGGTGTCCGATCTGGACACCGATCCGTGGACCCTGCACGCCGCGAACCCGTGA
- a CDS encoding DUF2975 domain-containing protein has protein sequence MRGFIDRLRKPDWLAEMRAVLIAGLALFAVVVTGNLALTLTGNRDVVVEVPAKAVDGVAGASGGLTGGAVVRPSSAVVVHLPEPTAGQLVADTLTGLPSALVVLAMLVLLFQVVRRAQRAEPFSAYVVRRLRLAAVVALVGGVLAGLVEAIAALNLSMSATGGEGTTTWQFPLPWILAGFGLFAVAEVIGRGVAMRAELETVI, from the coding sequence ATGCGAGGGTTCATCGACCGGCTGCGCAAGCCGGACTGGCTGGCCGAGATGCGGGCCGTGCTGATCGCCGGCCTGGCGCTGTTCGCGGTCGTCGTCACCGGCAACCTGGCGCTCACCCTGACCGGCAACCGTGACGTCGTCGTCGAGGTGCCGGCCAAGGCGGTCGACGGGGTCGCCGGCGCCAGCGGCGGCCTGACCGGCGGCGCGGTGGTACGCCCGTCCTCGGCGGTGGTGGTCCACCTCCCCGAACCGACCGCCGGGCAACTCGTCGCCGACACCCTCACCGGCCTACCGTCGGCGCTTGTCGTGCTGGCCATGCTGGTCCTGCTGTTCCAGGTCGTCCGTCGGGCCCAACGCGCCGAACCGTTCTCGGCCTACGTCGTACGCCGGCTGCGGCTGGCCGCCGTGGTGGCGCTCGTCGGCGGTGTCCTGGCCGGCCTCGTGGAGGCGATCGCGGCGCTGAATCTGTCGATGTCGGCCACCGGCGGGGAGGGAACGACCACCTGGCAGTTTCCGCTGCCCTGGATCCTGGCCGGGTTCGGCCTGTTCGCCGTCGCCGAGGTGATCGGCCGGGGAGTGGCGATGCGCGCCGAGCTGGAGACGGTGATCTGA
- a CDS encoding alpha/beta hydrolase, whose amino-acid sequence MPRFRSYDSTELAYHVQGAGPPLVCLPGGPARASSYLGDLGGLVAHRTLIMLDQRGTGESEVPADETSYRCDRLVDDLAALRVHLALDRMDLLAHSAGASVAQLYATRFADRIARLVLVTPSLQVLGLPPVGAAEAQAKRAGEWWFAEAKSASYARQQAIAEGRTSAELAPLSLAAAPFWYGRWDERARAHSEADSWERSHAGTDGFYAGFEPDTAAVRDALKALDVPVLVVAGELDAAPTPEAARRLAGHFPRAEVVVQQGAGHFPWVDDPPGFARTIQDFLAATD is encoded by the coding sequence GTGCCTCGCTTCCGCTCGTACGACTCGACCGAGCTCGCGTACCACGTTCAGGGCGCCGGACCGCCGCTGGTCTGCCTGCCGGGCGGACCGGCCCGCGCCTCCTCCTACCTCGGTGACCTGGGCGGACTTGTCGCGCACCGCACGCTGATCATGCTCGACCAGCGCGGCACCGGCGAGTCCGAGGTGCCGGCCGACGAGACCAGCTACCGCTGCGACCGGCTCGTCGACGACCTGGCGGCGCTCCGGGTCCACCTCGCCCTGGACCGGATGGATCTGCTCGCCCACTCGGCCGGTGCCAGCGTCGCACAGCTCTACGCCACCAGGTTCGCCGACCGGATCGCCCGGCTGGTGCTGGTCACCCCGAGCCTGCAGGTGCTCGGCCTGCCACCGGTCGGTGCGGCCGAGGCGCAGGCCAAGCGCGCCGGCGAGTGGTGGTTCGCCGAGGCCAAATCCGCCTCGTACGCCCGACAGCAGGCCATCGCCGAAGGCCGGACCAGCGCCGAACTCGCCCCGTTGTCGCTCGCCGCCGCCCCGTTCTGGTACGGCCGGTGGGACGAGCGGGCCCGCGCCCACAGCGAGGCGGACTCCTGGGAGCGGTCGCACGCCGGCACCGACGGGTTCTACGCCGGGTTCGAGCCGGACACCGCCGCGGTCCGCGACGCGCTGAAGGCGCTGGATGTCCCGGTGCTGGTGGTGGCCGGCGAACTCGACGCGGCACCGACCCCCGAGGCGGCCCGCCGGCTCGCCGGGCACTTCCCGCGCGCCGAGGTGGTGGTGCAGCAGGGCGCCGGCCACTTCCCGTGGGTCGACGACCCGCCCGGCTTCGCCCGCACCATCCAGGACTTCCTCGCCGCGACCGACTGA
- a CDS encoding helix-turn-helix transcriptional regulator codes for MPPEEDHRVQVHLDRLLAQRGVTLTELADRVGVTLANLSILKNGRARAIRFSTLTAICDALDCQPADLLTVLPAERSATGPATAEPDRTG; via the coding sequence ATGCCGCCGGAGGAGGACCATCGGGTCCAGGTGCACCTGGACCGGCTGCTGGCGCAGCGGGGGGTCACCCTCACGGAGCTGGCCGACCGGGTCGGCGTGACCCTGGCCAACCTGTCGATCCTCAAGAACGGCCGGGCGCGGGCGATCCGGTTCAGCACCCTCACCGCCATCTGCGACGCCCTCGACTGCCAACCCGCCGACCTGCTCACCGTCCTCCCGGCTGAGCGGTCCGCAACCGGCCCGGCGACAGCCGAACCCGACAGGACCGGATGA
- a CDS encoding sulfite exporter TauE/SafE family protein: protein MEITEALGLVAAGVAAGTVNAVAGGGSLITFPALIAVGLPPVAANVTNSIAVSPGYLASVAGSRQDLPDRRTLLRLVPTAIVGAVAGCVLLLTTPERAFELVVPFLVLGAAGTLAFQDRLRLLVGHRPGAGPRRRALTRQGIVGLASVYGGYFGAALGVLLVAGLALVLDESLRRITAVKNLLSAVVGLVTVAVFAVFGPVNWAGVAVLAPATIVGGYAGARLARRLPPAVLKTVIVVFGTLIGLYLLYRALSG, encoded by the coding sequence GGGCTGGTCGCGGCGGGGGTGGCGGCGGGAACGGTGAACGCGGTGGCCGGGGGCGGGTCGCTGATCACCTTTCCGGCGCTGATCGCGGTCGGGCTGCCACCGGTGGCGGCGAACGTGACCAACTCGATCGCGGTCAGCCCGGGATACCTCGCCAGCGTGGCCGGCAGCCGCCAGGACCTGCCGGATCGGCGTACCCTGCTCCGGCTCGTCCCGACCGCGATCGTCGGCGCGGTCGCCGGATGTGTGCTGCTGCTGACCACGCCGGAGCGGGCGTTCGAGCTGGTGGTGCCGTTTCTGGTGCTCGGCGCCGCCGGCACGTTGGCGTTTCAGGATCGGCTCCGGCTGCTGGTGGGCCACCGGCCGGGGGCGGGTCCGCGCCGTCGGGCACTCACCCGCCAGGGCATCGTCGGCCTCGCCTCGGTGTACGGGGGTTACTTCGGCGCCGCGCTCGGGGTGCTGCTGGTGGCCGGGCTGGCGTTGGTGCTGGACGAGTCGCTGCGCCGGATCACCGCGGTCAAGAACCTGCTGTCGGCGGTGGTCGGGCTGGTCACGGTCGCCGTGTTCGCGGTGTTCGGGCCGGTGAACTGGGCCGGCGTCGCGGTGCTCGCCCCGGCCACCATCGTCGGCGGATACGCGGGCGCCCGGCTCGCCCGCCGCCTCCCGCCGGCCGTGTTGAAGACCGTCATCGTCGTCTTCGGCACCCTCATCGGCCTGTACCTCCTCTACCGGGCACTGTCGGGCTGA
- a CDS encoding flavoprotein, with product MTAHPQQRVLYVIACGSPLARNVGRLVDLGQEDGWEVCVVVTPDGHKFVDQSALERQTGHPVRSAYKKPGEPDVLPPADAMVVGPATVNTINKWAAGIADTLALGLLVEAQGKGLPLVAMPFTNVAMANHPAFRASIDRLRQWDVTVLFGDDVMPLHPPGTGERYLDGFPWWMAIDALRARSSVGGRPG from the coding sequence ATGACCGCGCACCCGCAGCAACGGGTCCTGTACGTGATCGCCTGCGGCTCGCCGCTGGCCCGCAATGTCGGCCGGCTGGTCGACCTCGGGCAGGAGGATGGATGGGAGGTCTGTGTCGTCGTCACCCCGGACGGGCACAAGTTCGTCGACCAGTCGGCACTCGAACGGCAGACCGGGCATCCGGTCCGCAGCGCGTACAAGAAACCAGGGGAGCCTGATGTGCTCCCGCCGGCCGACGCGATGGTCGTCGGACCGGCCACCGTCAACACGATCAACAAGTGGGCGGCCGGGATCGCCGACACGCTGGCGCTCGGCCTGCTGGTCGAGGCGCAGGGCAAGGGACTGCCGCTGGTCGCGATGCCGTTCACGAACGTGGCGATGGCGAACCATCCCGCGTTCCGGGCCAGCATCGACCGGCTCCGGCAGTGGGACGTGACGGTGCTCTTCGGTGACGATGTGATGCCGCTGCACCCGCCGGGCACCGGCGAGCGGTACCTGGACGGGTTCCCCTGGTGGATGGCGATCGATGCGCTCCGGGCCCGGTCCTCGGTTGGCGGTCGGCCGGGCTGA
- a CDS encoding helix-turn-helix domain-containing protein, with translation MDDLPIGRRVAYWRGRRKMSQQVFADRLGKSKSWVDKVERGVRRLDKFSVLYEIADVLQLDVQLLVGREPERRVGGLTCIDQVEVEEIRAALERYDSMSAFFHGAPEPPPLAEMAKAISHAWLTYQYARYGVLTRALPKLLREAQAADSACTGDDAQQAAQLLGQVYQIASSTLRKLGEYELAWLAADRSMAVSQRAGDQLLAGAATFRVGNALLALGRARPALEVNVNIANRLAPGDSNDVSPERLSVYGMLLLQGAMAAARMGDANTVRDLVNGAQEAADRLGRDENHYWTCFGPTNLQLHRAAAMVELGEGRQAVETHNKIDPAGFNALLPERRAHHMLDLARGLSQVGDVTKAGEMLVRGDQLAPSEIRCRPLAHEVMSDVLRRTRGAPPSPVAELAEHMGVGI, from the coding sequence GTGGACGATCTACCGATCGGCCGCCGTGTCGCCTACTGGCGTGGTCGCCGCAAGATGTCCCAGCAGGTGTTCGCCGACCGACTCGGCAAATCGAAGAGCTGGGTGGACAAGGTCGAGCGCGGAGTGCGCCGGCTGGACAAGTTCTCCGTCCTCTACGAGATCGCCGACGTGCTGCAACTCGACGTGCAGCTGCTGGTGGGTCGGGAGCCGGAACGCCGGGTGGGTGGCCTGACCTGCATCGACCAGGTCGAGGTGGAGGAGATCCGGGCCGCCCTGGAGCGGTACGACTCGATGAGCGCCTTCTTCCACGGGGCGCCGGAGCCGCCGCCGCTGGCGGAGATGGCCAAGGCGATCAGCCATGCCTGGCTGACCTACCAGTACGCCCGCTACGGGGTGCTGACCCGGGCGTTGCCGAAGCTGCTGCGCGAGGCCCAGGCCGCCGACTCCGCCTGCACCGGTGACGACGCGCAGCAGGCGGCGCAACTGCTCGGGCAGGTGTACCAGATCGCCTCCTCCACGCTGCGCAAGCTCGGCGAGTACGAGCTGGCCTGGCTGGCCGCCGACCGGTCGATGGCGGTCTCCCAGCGGGCCGGCGACCAACTGCTGGCCGGGGCGGCGACCTTCCGGGTCGGCAACGCGCTGCTGGCCCTCGGCCGGGCCCGGCCGGCGCTGGAGGTGAACGTCAACATCGCCAACCGGCTCGCGCCGGGCGACAGCAACGACGTCAGTCCGGAACGGCTCTCCGTCTACGGCATGCTGCTGCTGCAGGGCGCGATGGCGGCGGCCCGGATGGGCGACGCCAACACGGTCCGGGACCTGGTCAACGGCGCCCAGGAGGCCGCCGACCGGCTCGGTCGGGACGAGAACCACTACTGGACCTGCTTCGGCCCGACCAACCTGCAGCTGCACCGGGCCGCCGCCATGGTCGAGCTCGGCGAGGGACGGCAGGCGGTGGAGACCCACAACAAGATCGACCCGGCCGGGTTCAACGCCCTGCTGCCGGAGCGGCGGGCGCACCACATGCTGGACCTGGCCCGGGGCCTGTCCCAGGTCGGGGATGTGACGAAGGCCGGCGAGATGCTGGTCCGCGGTGACCAGCTCGCCCCGTCGGAGATCCGCTGCCGACCGCTGGCCCACGAGGTGATGTCCGATGTGCTCCGTCGCACACGTGGTGCGCCGCCATCGCCGGTGGCGGAGTTGGCTGAGCACATGGGAGTTGGAATATGA